In Deferribacter desulfuricans SSM1, the following are encoded in one genomic region:
- a CDS encoding ABC transporter ATP-binding protein, translating to MSSEKLLEINDLKVNYGNIEAVKGISLYVNKGEIVTIIGANGAGKTTTLRTISGIIKAASGSIKYKGEELTKLEAHDIVKLGITQAPEGRRVFSTLTVEENLILGAYSKDNVDYDKLKWVYELFPRLEERKKQLAGTLSGGEQQMLAIGRALMSDPELLLLDEPSLGLAPLLVKSIFKTIKEISKSGVTVLLVEQNARAALKLADRGYVLEVGKIVYSGSSEELLNSEKIQEAYLGKKKHTIL from the coding sequence ATGAGTAGTGAAAAATTATTAGAGATAAATGATTTAAAAGTTAATTATGGGAATATAGAGGCAGTAAAAGGGATCTCCTTGTATGTAAATAAGGGTGAAATTGTTACCATTATTGGTGCAAATGGAGCAGGAAAGACTACTACTTTGAGGACAATAAGTGGTATTATCAAAGCAGCTTCAGGAAGTATCAAATATAAAGGTGAAGAACTCACTAAACTTGAAGCTCATGATATTGTAAAGTTAGGCATTACACAAGCTCCAGAGGGTAGAAGAGTTTTTTCAACGCTTACAGTAGAAGAAAATTTGATTTTAGGCGCCTATTCTAAGGACAATGTTGACTATGATAAACTTAAATGGGTTTACGAGCTTTTTCCTCGCCTTGAGGAGAGAAAAAAGCAGCTTGCAGGTACACTATCAGGTGGTGAGCAACAGATGCTTGCCATAGGTAGAGCCTTGATGTCAGATCCTGAGCTTCTTTTACTTGATGAGCCAAGCTTGGGTCTTGCTCCATTGCTTGTTAAATCTATTTTTAAGACTATTAAAGAAATTAGTAAAAGTGGAGTTACTGTTTTATTGGTTGAGCAAAATGCAAGAGCTGCATTAAAACTTGCAGATAGAGGTTATGTTTTAGAAGTCGGAAAAATTGTTTATTCTGGTTCTTCTGAAGAACTTTTGAATTCTGAGAAAATTCAGGAAGCATACTTAGGTAAGAAAAAACATACAATTTTATAA
- a CDS encoding two-component system sensor histidine kinase NtrB, producing MKVKNSIPYITVRDNSIVDFNEDGEKLLNKFYTSGINDIPQFLLEREKGSNNLITIKDEFFVFHTEREDEKTTFYFIQINNIDINNFFDTSMLQHELKNPLTVISGTTQLLLSKSNDSFVNKCAEVISREVERLLEFVQNLKVFFELKIDAKVNSLKQLIEQLIDSMSIIFKEIDFKIEIDPEIQNFYFDSKKLYIALMNILKNACEAQKKGEITISIQIDPTIKYLNSEKNQLSPMIKISIIDRGKGIDEFNLTNIFKPFFTTKSKGMGIGLAIAKEIITAHKGKIEVNSQENKGTTFNIFIPYLKGENE from the coding sequence ATGAAAGTAAAAAATAGCATACCCTATATCACAGTCAGAGATAATAGTATTGTTGATTTTAACGAAGATGGAGAAAAGTTACTAAATAAATTTTATACAAGCGGTATTAATGATATCCCTCAATTTTTATTAGAGAGAGAAAAAGGCTCTAACAATTTAATAACGATCAAGGATGAATTTTTTGTATTCCATACCGAAAGAGAGGATGAAAAAACTACCTTTTATTTCATACAAATAAATAACATCGATATAAATAACTTTTTTGACACTAGTATGTTACAGCACGAATTAAAAAATCCTTTAACAGTGATTAGTGGTACAACTCAACTTTTGCTTAGCAAATCAAACGACAGTTTTGTCAATAAATGTGCTGAAGTTATTAGCAGAGAAGTTGAAAGACTCCTTGAATTTGTGCAAAATCTTAAAGTCTTTTTCGAATTAAAAATTGATGCAAAAGTTAATAGTTTAAAACAACTAATTGAACAATTGATAGACTCAATGAGTATTATTTTTAAAGAAATCGATTTCAAAATAGAGATTGACCCAGAAATCCAAAACTTTTATTTTGACTCTAAAAAACTATACATTGCTCTTATGAACATATTAAAAAATGCATGTGAAGCACAAAAAAAGGGTGAAATAACTATATCTATTCAGATTGATCCTACAATAAAATATTTAAACTCTGAAAAAAATCAGTTGTCCCCTATGATAAAAATTAGTATAATTGATAGAGGTAAAGGGATTGATGAGTTTAATTTAACAAATATTTTTAAACCTTTTTTTACTACAAAAAGTAAAGGGATGGGGATTGGATTGGCAATAGCAAAAGAAATTATCACTGCTCATAAAGGGAAAATTGAAGTAAACAGCCAAGAAAACAAAGGAACTACCTTTAATATATTTATACCATATTTAAAGGGCGAAAATGAGTAA
- a CDS encoding ABC transporter ATP-binding protein, which yields MALLELKNVTKIFGGLVAVDDVTFNVEKGQIFGLIGPNGAGKTTVFNCITGVYKPEKGNIVFDGKDITGLKPYKIANLGIVRTFQTIRLFGEMSVAENIMSGRHYKSKQRWYHGILHTPLSAKDEKENWLKVYDYMKLFNLTEFAATSATSLPYGIQRKVEMARALATEPKLLILDEPAAGLNDKETLELIDIISKIRDMGVTVLLIEHDMDLVMNVTDRIAVLNFGKKICEGTPEEVQNDPKVIEAYLGSDEDDDE from the coding sequence ATGGCATTATTGGAATTGAAAAATGTGACAAAAATATTTGGCGGATTGGTTGCTGTAGATGATGTGACGTTTAATGTAGAAAAAGGGCAGATTTTTGGTCTGATTGGGCCAAATGGTGCTGGGAAAACAACTGTTTTCAACTGTATTACAGGTGTTTATAAACCTGAAAAAGGTAATATCGTTTTTGATGGAAAAGATATAACAGGATTAAAACCATATAAAATTGCAAATTTAGGTATTGTCAGGACATTTCAAACAATTAGGCTTTTTGGTGAAATGAGTGTTGCTGAAAATATAATGTCTGGAAGGCATTATAAAAGTAAGCAGAGATGGTATCACGGTATATTGCATACACCTCTTTCAGCAAAAGATGAAAAAGAAAACTGGTTAAAAGTTTATGATTATATGAAATTATTTAATCTAACGGAGTTCGCTGCAACCTCTGCTACAAGTTTGCCATATGGAATTCAGCGTAAAGTTGAGATGGCAAGGGCTTTGGCTACTGAGCCTAAGCTATTGATATTAGATGAGCCTGCTGCAGGATTAAACGACAAAGAAACTCTGGAGTTGATAGACATTATTTCAAAAATTAGGGATATGGGTGTTACCGTTTTACTGATTGAGCATGATATGGATTTAGTTATGAATGTGACTGATAGAATAGCAGTTTTAAATTTTGGTAAAAAGATATGTGAAGGGACTCCAGAAGAGGTTCAAAATGATCCAAAAGTTATAGAAGCATATTTAGGTAGCGATGAGGATGACGATGAGTAG
- the rnr gene encoding ribonuclease R, with amino-acid sequence MNNNIEKQILNFLKNSKKPLSFNAILNNVSIEKKLLRKILRKLIIQGDIIKFKTGKYAPCDDLGIIKGTIDGHPDGYAFLVPEDKELDDLFIPPKKLNGAVHGDKVTAKIVEFRGKKEAHVIKVVERGFKKVVGRVEKSKYFAYVIPYEKKFFYDIYIPNKYAKKLKDDDVVVCEIIKYPTNGKNPEGRIKKVLGNIYDKGIENKIVLAKYDLKINFPKSVKKEVKETATTLYSNPGKRTDFTKLFTVTIDGEDARDFDDAISIEITKQGYILYLHIADVAHFVRAGTNLDKEAYNRGTSVYFPEFAIPMLPEKLSNDLCSLMPEKKRLTLTVKIEYDKNGNRIKSEIFQSIIKSNYRLTYNYVNDIIEGNETTKDKKLLNLINLSKELTEKLIAKRKRIGMIDFDLPEAVFKFDDDGNLIDIVPFERKLSHKIIENFMIEANEAVAEFLEENSPVSVFRVHDYPDPKKIKEFIKLCHYFGIDVYEPEEITPEAVQELADKVANSKFGYVLSSTLVRTMQKAVYSIDNIGHFGLASKSYTHFTSPIRRYPDLLVHRILKTLLFKYDYKINKEYLKKAAEHSSAREQNAESAEREIHQYKKLKFLLENREKTYDAFINRISSNGFFIFIEKLLLTGFVHLSSLENDFYIVDLESNSVIAKGSGRKYKIGDIVKVKLDKVNFDHLEADFTLVE; translated from the coding sequence TTGAATAATAACATAGAAAAACAGATACTAAACTTCCTGAAAAATTCAAAAAAACCACTAAGCTTCAATGCGATACTAAACAATGTTAGTATAGAAAAAAAACTTTTAAGAAAAATATTAAGAAAATTAATTATACAAGGCGATATTATCAAATTTAAAACAGGTAAATATGCACCATGTGATGATTTGGGTATAATAAAAGGGACAATTGACGGACATCCTGATGGTTATGCATTTTTAGTCCCTGAAGACAAAGAATTAGATGACCTATTTATTCCACCAAAAAAATTAAATGGAGCAGTACACGGAGATAAAGTTACCGCTAAAATTGTTGAATTTCGTGGTAAAAAAGAAGCACATGTAATTAAGGTTGTAGAAAGAGGATTTAAAAAGGTAGTTGGACGTGTAGAAAAGTCAAAATATTTTGCATATGTAATCCCTTACGAAAAAAAATTCTTTTATGATATCTATATCCCCAATAAATATGCAAAAAAGTTGAAAGACGATGATGTTGTAGTTTGTGAAATAATAAAATACCCCACAAATGGGAAAAATCCAGAAGGGCGAATAAAAAAGGTTCTTGGCAACATCTATGATAAAGGTATAGAAAATAAGATAGTTCTTGCAAAATATGATTTAAAAATAAATTTTCCAAAATCTGTCAAAAAAGAGGTTAAAGAAACTGCTACAACCCTTTACTCAAATCCAGGTAAGAGAACCGATTTTACAAAACTTTTCACGGTTACCATTGATGGAGAAGATGCAAGAGATTTTGATGATGCAATTTCAATAGAAATAACTAAGCAAGGCTATATTCTTTATCTTCATATTGCTGATGTGGCTCACTTTGTAAGAGCTGGTACAAATTTAGACAAAGAAGCATACAACAGAGGAACAAGCGTCTATTTTCCAGAATTTGCAATCCCTATGTTACCAGAAAAACTTTCCAACGACCTATGCTCTCTCATGCCAGAAAAAAAGAGATTAACACTTACAGTAAAAATTGAATATGATAAGAATGGTAACAGAATAAAATCTGAGATTTTCCAATCTATTATAAAAAGTAACTACAGGCTTACTTATAATTATGTAAATGATATAATAGAAGGTAACGAAACAACAAAAGATAAAAAGTTATTAAATCTTATTAATCTAAGTAAGGAATTAACCGAGAAATTAATTGCAAAGCGTAAAAGAATCGGAATGATAGATTTTGATCTTCCTGAAGCTGTATTTAAATTTGATGATGATGGAAACTTAATAGATATTGTCCCTTTTGAAAGAAAACTTTCGCACAAAATTATTGAAAACTTTATGATAGAAGCAAATGAAGCTGTAGCAGAATTTTTAGAAGAAAATTCCCCAGTTTCCGTCTTTAGAGTACATGATTACCCCGATCCGAAAAAAATTAAAGAATTTATTAAATTGTGTCACTATTTTGGTATCGATGTCTATGAGCCAGAGGAGATTACTCCTGAAGCAGTTCAAGAATTGGCTGATAAGGTTGCAAACTCAAAATTTGGATATGTTCTTTCATCCACTCTTGTGAGGACTATGCAAAAAGCTGTGTATTCAATTGATAATATTGGTCATTTCGGTTTAGCATCAAAATCGTATACGCATTTTACAAGTCCAATAAGAAGATACCCTGATTTATTAGTCCACAGGATTTTAAAAACACTTCTATTTAAATATGACTACAAAATAAACAAAGAGTATCTTAAAAAGGCAGCTGAACACTCTTCAGCAAGAGAGCAAAATGCGGAATCCGCAGAAAGAGAAATACATCAATACAAAAAACTTAAATTCTTACTCGAAAATCGTGAAAAAACTTATGATGCATTCATTAATAGAATCTCATCAAACGGTTTCTTCATATTTATAGAAAAACTGTTATTAACAGGTTTTGTACATCTTTCCTCTCTTGAAAACGATTTCTATATAGTAGATTTAGAATCAAATTCTGTGATTGCAAAAGGTTCAGGGAGAAAATATAAAATTGGTGATATTGTCAAAGTAAAACTTGATAAAGTAAATTTTGACCATTTAGAAGCAGACTTTACGTTAGTAGAATAG
- a CDS encoding branched-chain amino acid ABC transporter permease: MDNKKTLIGFLIFIIFLIVFPFMANSRWLAVGTTFIIYSIVALSQDIVLGRAGMFDMGHALFFGLGAYSTAILNTVYNVPVMWTIPVAVLLPMVFGVLLAAPIIHLRGDYLLVTTIGFNIVFEQVLKNNLFGITGGPNGIFGIGVPSIFGFQIMTQQSIYYMSFVVLMLTFFIIRNLETSKIGRALHYLNEDSLAAECVGINTRFYRLYAFGLGAALAGLAGVLFAVQYAAVSPEAFSFIQSVLFFTIVIVGGPSSIPGILIGTFVMFVLPEIFRQFATARYFVFGIAMILTMILRPRGVWPAKFGRIPKYIMKD, encoded by the coding sequence ATGGACAATAAAAAGACTTTAATAGGGTTTTTGATATTTATTATTTTTTTAATAGTTTTTCCATTTATGGCTAATTCAAGATGGCTTGCTGTAGGTACTACGTTTATCATATATTCAATTGTGGCTCTTAGTCAGGATATTGTTCTCGGTAGAGCAGGAATGTTTGATATGGGGCATGCTCTATTTTTTGGGTTGGGTGCTTATTCTACAGCAATTTTAAACACAGTATACAATGTCCCTGTTATGTGGACTATACCGGTTGCAGTGTTATTACCGATGGTTTTTGGAGTTTTGCTTGCAGCTCCCATAATCCATTTAAGAGGAGACTATCTCTTAGTTACCACTATTGGATTTAATATTGTATTTGAACAGGTTCTAAAAAACAACTTGTTTGGCATCACTGGTGGCCCAAATGGGATTTTTGGTATTGGCGTACCTTCTATTTTTGGTTTTCAAATTATGACACAGCAATCAATATATTATATGTCTTTTGTAGTATTGATGTTAACATTTTTTATAATTAGGAACTTAGAAACTAGTAAAATAGGTAGAGCTTTACATTATTTAAATGAAGATTCATTGGCTGCTGAGTGTGTAGGGATAAATACAAGATTTTATCGATTGTATGCTTTTGGGCTTGGTGCAGCACTTGCTGGACTTGCCGGGGTTCTTTTTGCAGTGCAGTATGCAGCGGTTAGCCCCGAAGCGTTTAGCTTTATTCAATCAGTACTGTTTTTTACAATCGTTATAGTGGGTGGACCCTCTTCTATACCTGGTATTTTAATTGGAACTTTCGTAATGTTTGTTTTACCAGAAATTTTTAGACAATTTGCAACAGCAAGATATTTTGTGTTTGGTATAGCTATGATTCTAACGATGATTTTGAGGCCAAGAGGCGTTTGGCCAGCTAAGTTTGGTAGAATACCAAAATATATTATGAAGGATTAA
- a CDS encoding sigma-54-dependent transcriptional regulator has product MSNNSTVLVIDDEEQILWLLEEALSDSFQVLTAKNSREAEKHLDNNKIDVCIIDLFLENETGFDLINSWKDKYDTKFIVITAQDTSSNVIESMQIGAIDFISKPFVLDEVKNKIAEAISIHKSQTEITKTEYDYQSKSKKMIEIYKLIGKVATSNINILITGETGTGKEVIARLIHKKSNRANKPFVALNMGAIPADLIESELFGHTKGAFTGATTDKPGKFEEANGGTIFLDEISEMDLNLQVKLLRVLQEKEIYRLGSNKPIKLDVRVIAATNKDLEQFIRDGKFREDLYYRLNVVNLELPPLRERKEDIPILIEHFLDKYKYIKNKTLTVTQEAMDKLVSYNWPGNIRELENIIQYLIVQATGESIKLKDLPDKIIKGHHNGNSIKKELFNLAEKLLNCHNESNDLSIFDEYLRIVEIPLIQAALEKTNNNKSAAAKILGINRNTLRKKIKEYNLE; this is encoded by the coding sequence ATGAGTAATAACAGTACCGTTTTAGTAATTGATGATGAAGAGCAGATTTTGTGGTTACTCGAAGAAGCTTTGAGTGATAGTTTTCAGGTTTTAACAGCAAAAAATTCAAGAGAAGCTGAAAAACATTTAGATAACAATAAAATAGATGTTTGCATAATTGACCTTTTTTTAGAAAATGAAACAGGTTTTGACCTCATTAATTCATGGAAAGATAAATATGACACAAAGTTTATTGTAATAACAGCACAGGACACAAGCAGCAATGTCATAGAGTCAATGCAAATTGGTGCAATAGATTTTATTTCAAAACCTTTTGTCCTTGATGAAGTTAAAAACAAAATTGCTGAAGCTATTTCAATACATAAATCACAAACAGAAATAACCAAAACTGAATATGATTATCAATCCAAATCAAAAAAAATGATAGAGATTTACAAGCTTATAGGTAAAGTTGCCACTTCTAATATAAATATACTTATTACGGGTGAAACTGGCACTGGGAAAGAAGTCATCGCGAGGCTAATACATAAAAAAAGCAATAGAGCCAATAAACCTTTTGTAGCTTTAAACATGGGTGCAATCCCAGCTGATCTTATAGAAAGCGAACTTTTCGGACACACAAAAGGTGCTTTTACAGGGGCAACTACTGATAAACCTGGCAAATTTGAAGAAGCAAATGGTGGCACTATATTTTTAGATGAAATATCTGAAATGGATCTCAATTTACAGGTAAAACTTTTAAGAGTTTTGCAAGAAAAAGAAATTTATAGATTGGGTTCAAATAAACCGATAAAACTTGATGTCAGAGTAATCGCAGCAACAAACAAAGATTTAGAACAATTTATTAGAGATGGTAAATTTAGAGAAGATCTATATTACCGTCTAAATGTTGTAAATTTAGAATTGCCACCTTTGAGAGAGAGAAAAGAGGATATACCTATACTTATAGAACACTTTCTAGACAAGTATAAATATATCAAGAACAAAACATTAACCGTAACACAAGAAGCTATGGATAAACTTGTATCATACAATTGGCCAGGAAATATTAGAGAGTTAGAAAACATAATTCAATATTTGATAGTCCAGGCAACTGGAGAATCAATAAAATTAAAAGATTTACCAGACAAAATAATAAAAGGTCATCATAATGGCAATTCAATAAAAAAAGAATTATTTAATCTGGCAGAAAAACTGCTTAATTGTCATAACGAATCAAACGACCTATCCATATTTGATGAATACTTAAGAATTGTTGAAATACCTCTAATTCAAGCAGCTTTAGAAAAGACAAATAATAATAAATCAGCTGCAGCTAAGATTTTGGGTATAAATAGAAATACATTAAGAAAAAAAATAAAGGAATATAATCTTGAATAA